One Lepus europaeus isolate LE1 chromosome 7, mLepTim1.pri, whole genome shotgun sequence DNA segment encodes these proteins:
- the OTUB1 gene encoding ubiquitin thioesterase OTUB1 → MAAEEPQQQKQEPLGSDSEGVNCLAYDEAIMAQQDRIQQEIAVHNPLVSERLELSVLYKEYAEDDNIYQQKIKDLHRKYSYIRKTRPDGNCFYRAFGFSHLEALLDDSKELQRFKAVSAKSKEDLVSQGFTEFTIEDFHNTFMDLIEQVEKQTSVADLLASFNDQSTSDYLVVYLRLLTSGYLQRESKFFEHFIEGGRTVKEFCQQEVEPMCKESDHIHIIALAQALSVSIQVEYMDRGEGGTTNPHVFPEGSEPKVYLLYRPGHYDILYK, encoded by the exons ATGGCGGCGGAGGAACCTCAGCAGCAGAAGCAGGAGCCGCTGGGCAGCGACTCCGAAG GTGTTAACTGTCTGGCCTACGATGAAGCCATCATGGCGCAGCAGGACCGGATTCAGCAAGAG ATCGCCGTGCACAACCCCCTGGTGTCCGAACGGCTGGAGCTCTCGGTCTTGTACAAGGAGTACGCTGAAGACGACAACATCTACCAACAGAAGATCAAG GACCTCCACAGAAAGTACTCCTACATCCGGAAGACCAGGCCCGACGGCAACTGCTTCTACCGCGCTTTCGGGTTTTCCCACTTGGAGGCGCTGCTGGACGACAGCAAGGAGTTGCAGCG gtTCAAAGCTGTGTCTGCCAAGAGCAAAGAGGACCTGGTGTCCCAGGGCTTCACCGAGTTCACAATCGAGGACTTCCACAACACG TTCATGGACCTGATCGAGCAGGTGGAGAAGCAGACCTCCGTCGCCGACCTGCTGGCCTCCTTCAACGACCAGAGCACCTCAGACTACCTCGTGGTCTACCTgcggctgctcacctctggctaCCTGCAGCGCGAGAGCAAGTTCTTCGAGCACTTCATCGAGGGCGGGCGGACCGTCAAGGAGTTCTGCCAGCAG GAGGTGGAGCCCATGTGCAAGGAGAGTGACCACATCCACATCATCGCGCTGGCCCAGGCCCTCAGCGTCTCCATCCAGGTGGAGTACATGGACCGCGGCGAGGGCGGCACCACCAACCCTCACGTCTTCCCCGAGGGCTCCGAGCCCAAGGTCTACCTGCTCTACCGGCCCGGACACTACGACATCCTCTACAAATAG